The genomic DNA TGTTGCTTCTGTAATTCCAGTCGGACTGGAGCATGACACGGTTTACCTGAGTGCCGAGGTTGACGTCGTTGATGTAGGCTGAGCCGAAATAGGTCTGCAGCGTAGAGAAGATCGACGAAACGGGGACGTTCATAAGCTCCGCCTTCTCGCGGTTGATGTCGAGGTAAAGATGCGGCGTGTCCGACGTGAAGGTGCTGAAGGCGTACAGAAATTCCGGCGCTTTGTTGAGGTCTGCCAACAGCGAACGCATCACCTGCGCAAGACGCTCTGGGTCGTTCTCCAGCGTGGACTGAAGCCGCATGTCAAGCCCGGAGGCCATTCCAAGCCCCATGATGGCGGGAGGCGTAAATACGTTCGTCTTCGCCCCCGGGTACTTTGCCGCGATCTTGTTCATGCTCGCCACTATAGACGCGACCTGAGTCTCCTCTGTAGTGCGCTGGTCCCACGGCTTTAGCGGCAGAACGAAGGAGGCTACGTTTTCTCCGTTGCCGCCCATCAGGTTGTAGCCCTCGATGTTCAGCACGTCCTGCACTCCCGGCAGCTTCATAAATTCTTTCGCCATGCCGCGCACTATCTTCTGAGTACGGGGCTGCGCCGCGCCTTCCGGCAGCTGGACCGCAGCAAAGACGGCGCCCTGGTCTTCGTCAGGGATAAACGACGTAGGCGTCGTCACCGATACTATCCAACAGGCGGCTATGATGGCGGCAAGCGCTAAAAGCGAGACGAGCGTGCGCCGCGCGAGCCATACGGAACCCGCGACATATCCACGCGTCGTGCTGGCGAGAGCATCGTTGAACCATTTGAGCGGCCCGCGCTTCGCAGGCTTCACCTGCCGCAGCATGTGAGCGCACATTGCCGGCGAAAGCGTGAGCGCCACGATGAGCGAAAAGACGACGGCAAAAGAAATAGTTACCGCGAACTGTTTGTATATCTGCCCCGTGATTCCGCTCATGAATCCGACCGGGACGAAGATGGCGAGGAAAACGAGCGTGGTCGCGGCCATAGGCCCTGTGACGTCCGACATGGCCTGTATCGTGGCCTGCTCCGGCGTGCATTTGTCGCGGTCCATGACGAAGAGCACGCGTTCGACGACGACGATGGCGTTGTCTACGACGGTGCCTATGACCAGCACAAGCCCGAAGAGCGAAAGAATGTTGATGCTGTATCCAAGCGCCGCAAGTCCAGCGAAGGTGGCGAGCAGCGATATCGGGATGGCGGCCACGGGAACCAGAGTGACGCGCCAGTCCTGCAGAAAGAGATAACATACCAGAACGACCAGTATGAAGGTCAGAAGCAGCGTCGTCAGTATCTCTTTGATGGTCGCCTTGACGTAAAGCGTAGAGTCGTAATTTATCGAAAGCTTCATGTCATCGGGCATCGCGGACGATATCTGCTGCATCGTTTTTTTCGCCCCGGCCATGACGTCGAGTGCGTTTGAACCGGCAGCCTGCGATATCGAGATCATGGCGGCTGGCGCTCCGTTTACCAGAGCGTGCATATTATAGGTCTCCGCTCCTAGCTCTATGCGGGAGACGTCTTTGAGCTTGACTACGCCGCCCTGCGCGTTTGTGCGGACGATGATATTTTCAAAGTCTTTTACGCTAGACAGCCGCCCTTTCGTTTGCAGCGAATAGACCAAAGGCGAGTCGGTATTGCCCGGCGTCGCCCCTATAGAGCCTATGGAGGCCTGTTTGTTCTGGCTTTTGATGGCGGAGGCGATATCGTTTATGGAAAGCCCGAGCGATGTGATGCGCGCCGGGTCAAGCCAGACGCGGATGCTGTACTTTGAACCGAAGACCTGAACGTTTCCCATTCCATAGATGCGCTTCATCGGGTTCATTATATTTGAATAGGCGTAGTCCATAAGCTCCAGTTCGTTATACGTGCCGTTCGGCGATGACAAGGCGAGAAATCCAAGCGTGTCCGAGAACGACGTTTCAACTGTGATGCCTTCCGCCGTTACCTCTGATGGCAGCTGAGGCGTCACCTGAGAGACGCGGTTTTGAACGCGGACAAGCGCCATATCCGAGTCCGTTCCTGTGGCGAATGTGACGTTAAGCGTATACTCGCCGTTGTTGCTTGACGTGGAATTCATATATATCATGCCTTCGACGCCGTTCACCATCTCCTCCATAGGAGTGCCTACGGTGTTTGCTAGAGTGACGGCGTCCGCGCCGCGGTACATCGTCTTCACCTGTATCTGGGGCGGAGTGACGTCTGGATACTGCGCAATCGGCAGAGAAAATGCCGATATCACGCCGGCAAGGGCCATCAGTATGCAGATGACCATCGCAAAGCGCGGCCGGTCTATAAAGAATTTTGCAAACATCGGTTAATTTGCCTCGTTCTTTCCGCCGGAGACCTGTTCAAGCGCGTTGGAGGCGCCCGCTGCCTCTACTTTCACCTTGACGCCGGGGCGCAGGTTCTGCAACCCAGCCACCACCACAGTGTCGCCGGCCTCGACGCCGGCCGTCACCTCGCGCGCCGCGCCAAGCTCGCGCCCGAGAGTGACGCGCGCGTCGCGCACCGTATTGTCCGCGCCAAGCAGATAGACAAAGTCGCCCTTTGCGTCCGCCATTATCGCGGTCTGCGGGATGACTGTCACGATGCGGCTCTTCACAGGCTGCGTGAAAATGCGCACCATAGCGCCAGGGATGAGCATGCCGTCTTCGTTTGCATAACGAAGGTTCATCATCACCGTGCCTGTCTGAAGCTCGACGGTGTTGTCCTCAAAGTCGCGTTTGCCCGGCGTTTCAAAATACGAGCCGTTGCTCAGCATCAGCTTCGTCTTATAAACGGAGCCGTCATTTTTGAAAAATTCCATCTGATCGAGGTAATCACGGTCCGGCAGCGAAAAAGAAACGCGTATAGGATCCATCTGAACTATAGAGGCAAGCGCTCCGCTTGCGGGCGTCACATAATTTCCCTTTGTAAAATTAGCCTTGCCGGCCTTTCCTGTGATTGGAGCCGTGACGCGGCAGTAGCTAAGATCTATTTCCGCAAGGCGCAGGGCCGCTTTCGCCTGAGAGACAGAAGCGCGCCACTGCAGCACGCTGCTTTCCGATGTGTCCTTCTCTGCCGCGGAGACCGCTCTTGCGTCCGCCGCGTTCACGCGCTTGTAATATTTTTCCGCGTCGGCAAGAGAGGCCTTAGCCTTTTCAAGCTCCGCGCGTCGCAGCGCCACAGTCGCCTCAAACGGCGCCGGGTCTATCTGAAAGAGCGGAGAACCGGCCTTAACGATGGAACCCTCCTTGAAGCAGACGCGCGCTATCTCGCCTGAGACCTGCGGCCTCACCTGGACGGACTGTATCGCCTCCACGCGGCCTACGTATTCGGAAGGCTGCGACGAAAGGTCTTTCTTTTCAACCGGCTGCACGACGACGACAGGTTCCGCCTGCGCCTGCGCCTGCTGTTTTTCTCCGCCGGTGAGCGCTTTGAACCCAAAGAGCGCGGCCGCCGCCAACGCCGCCATTACCGTTATCTTTACCCAGCGCGGCTTGCGCCCGCCGCTTACTTCGACATCTTTTTTTTGATTTGAATCGTTGGAGCTTTGCATTTATACAGCACCTTCTCTTTCATATTCTATGGGGATCGCGGGCTCGCACACACAAAGCGGGCCCAATATATGTCATAGTGTTATCAGATAGCCGTTTGCGCTCAATTCCCTGTCAAAAGCGTCAAAAAGAATGTCCGTATAGCCCGGGAACTCCTTTGGCAGCTTGTCCGAGAGCTGCATCACGCTCAGGCCGAAAAATATGGAGCTTATGAGCACCGCCACGGCCTTTGCCGAGACGTCCTTTCTTATCTTGCCGTTCTTTTGCCCCCTGACGATAAGCAATTCCACCATCTCCCTGTCGCGCTCCGACGAATCTGTTATGAGACGCCGCACCTTGTTCTGAACATCCTCCGGCCACTCGTAGCGGCGCCGAAGCATCATCTTGTGGATCTTCTGGTATCTGTGGTTTTCAAACGCCTTCGTGAGCGCCTTTTTGTAATAAGTTCGCAGGCACGCGTCGCTGTCGGCAAGCTCAAAGACGCGGCGCAGATCGTCCTCTCCGTTGCGGCATATCGATTCCACAAGCTGCACCAGAAGGTCGTTCTTATTCTTGAAATGCCAGTAGATGGCGCCCTTTGACAGCCCTGCGCGCTGCGCTATCTCTGTGATAGAAGTGTTCTCAAAATTTTTCGCGCTGAATATGTCAAGCGCCGATTCAAGAATGAGCGCGCGCGTTTCAAGCGCCTCCTCCTTTGTTCTCCTCATCGTTTCACCTCCGGCTGTGCTCCAAAATAAAGTCTCTGGATTATACGTACTGGGGGATATGTAAGTCAAAGGAATAAAGGGATACTTTTAGTATGCAAGACAATTCAAACGTTTTTAAATTTGTGGATAACTTGTTGCATTTTGCCGCTATGGCCGTGCGCGGAAAAGGAAAATAGAGGCCGCCGCTTGCGGCTTCACGCAAAAAGATAGCATACGTGTGGGCGCAGAGCGGTTTTGCACAGTTTTCACAAGAAGCGCCTTTTACTGTAATTTACGGCCCAAAGGTATCTATAAAACCGGCGCGTTAAAAAAATCCGCTACTATAATTGACGATATTGTATTATCATCAACTAAGAAGAGGCGCGCCCCGCGCGTTGGTTTTGCGAAAGCGCGTGTTAGGGGTTATACTAAAGCCCATGATGCGAAATATCCCTGCGGCTGCGTTTTTTGTAAAACGTAAAGAATGTTAGGGATCACGAATAAATTGCGGCAATAGGCATAATAGCTAAAATGTCGGTGTGGAGGAATTTTTTTGCGTAAGACGAGAGAAGAAGCGGAAAAAACCCGCAACGAAATATTGAATACTGCGACGGACATGTTCATCGAGCGCGGCTTTACAAACACCTCGCTCACGGAGATAGCCCGCGCCATCGGCGTCACCAAAGGCGCCATCTACTGGCACTTCCGAAATAAAGAAGACATCTTAAAGCAGATAGCGAAGCGGGCCTGCGACATCACCGTACAGAGGGCCATAAACTCTCTGGTGGATCCGCTCTCCGACGAGACGCTCTATTCGTTCTACAACAAAATGCTCACGCGCCCGCTCGACGAGGAGCATTATGCGAAATTGTACGCGCTTGTCTCCCGCAATCACGACTGGCCGGAAGAGCTTAGGCGCGATATATTTGAGATGATGAACGAAGCGCTCGAGATGGAGCGAAAGATAGTCGGCAGCTACATAACAAGGACTCAGGAAGCGGGCGTCATACGTCAGGATGTAGAGGCGGAAAAGGTAGCCACCGTCATCACCTCCGTCTTCTCCGGCCTGCGCATGCTCCAGACAAAAAACATGCTCCCCGAAGGATTCCTAAAATACGACAAACTGCTCTTTGACTCCTTTAAACAGACGCTGAGGTCGATGGTGCTGTAAAGCTGGAAACGACGAAAAGCACTATCAAAAAAGCGCCGAAGGCTTCCAAGCCCTCGGCGCTTTTTTGATAGTGCTTTATCTGAATTTTTACTGTTTGGCCAGTTCGTCGAGCCTTTGCTTGATGGTTGTCAGTTCGCTGCGAATGGCCTTAATTTTAGCGTCCTCTTCGGCCTCGTCTTTACGCAGTTTTTCCATGCGCTTTAATAGACGCTCCGATTCTATTCTTGCCGCCGTAGTTCCCTGATAGAGTTTTTGCGGGTCGTCCTTTGAGATTTCCCAGATGAACTTCGTCGGCTGCCCCTTTGTGACAGTTGGCGCTATCGAATTGCGTAATTCAAGCGTTACCGTCTTTACCCCGGCAAGAAGGTCCTTTCCGGTTTGTTCGTCGTAACGCGGAAAATAGACGAGCCCCTCTTTTTTGCCCTGGAATTTAAAATTGAATCGTTTGTCATAATCCACAGGCTTATAACTTTTATTCTTTATCTGCAGCTTGACCATGATGTCAAACGGGCCTAAGTACATCGTTTCCGCGTTGTTGTTAAATTCTATCTGTATAGGTATCATCTCATCCAGTTTGAGCGCGCTCAGGAATTTGTACTTATAATCGTCCAACTCCTGCTGTGTCCAGAGGTTCTTTTTCGCCTCCCGCTGGAGATACGCCTCAATAAACTCGGCGGAGTAGTAGGTCGCCTTTATCTCCAGATTGCTGAGCCTGTCCTCCCCGATGTACTTGCGTGACTTCGTCCATCTGTCGAACACCTGGTCAAAGGTGTCGGCGTGCGCGAGCTGGACTGCCATAGCGCAGAGTAGCGCCGCTAGGCTTAACACTGATACTAGCTTTTTTTTCACGAAATGTCTCCTCCTGTCATCTTTTCTGTAATATTTTTGCTTGATAAAGCCGTATAAGCCAGAATAAAATAAATAAAGGCATTTAACAAAACAGAGGCCCGAAGGCCTCTGTTTTTAACACGGTTAAATTAGAAATTGATCGCTGT from Cloacibacillus sp. includes the following:
- a CDS encoding efflux RND transporter periplasmic adaptor subunit, which encodes MQSSNDSNQKKDVEVSGGRKPRWVKITVMAALAAAALFGFKALTGGEKQQAQAQAEPVVVVQPVEKKDLSSQPSEYVGRVEAIQSVQVRPQVSGEIARVCFKEGSIVKAGSPLFQIDPAPFEATVALRRAELEKAKASLADAEKYYKRVNAADARAVSAAEKDTSESSVLQWRASVSQAKAALRLAEIDLSYCRVTAPITGKAGKANFTKGNYVTPASGALASIVQMDPIRVSFSLPDRDYLDQMEFFKNDGSVYKTKLMLSNGSYFETPGKRDFEDNTVELQTGTVMMNLRYANEDGMLIPGAMVRIFTQPVKSRIVTVIPQTAIMADAKGDFVYLLGADNTVRDARVTLGRELGAAREVTAGVEAGDTVVVAGLQNLRPGVKVKVEAAGASNALEQVSGGKNEAN
- a CDS encoding TetR family transcriptional regulator encodes the protein MRRTKEEALETRALILESALDIFSAKNFENTSITEIAQRAGLSKGAIYWHFKNKNDLLVQLVESICRNGEDDLRRVFELADSDACLRTYYKKALTKAFENHRYQKIHKMMLRRRYEWPEDVQNKVRRLITDSSERDREMVELLIVRGQKNGKIRKDVSAKAVAVLISSIFFGLSVMQLSDKLPKEFPGYTDILFDAFDRELSANGYLITL
- a CDS encoding TetR family transcriptional regulator codes for the protein MRKTREEAEKTRNEILNTATDMFIERGFTNTSLTEIARAIGVTKGAIYWHFRNKEDILKQIAKRACDITVQRAINSLVDPLSDETLYSFYNKMLTRPLDEEHYAKLYALVSRNHDWPEELRRDIFEMMNEALEMERKIVGSYITRTQEAGVIRQDVEAEKVATVITSVFSGLRMLQTKNMLPEGFLKYDKLLFDSFKQTLRSMVL
- a CDS encoding efflux RND transporter permease subunit, with protein sequence MFAKFFIDRPRFAMVICILMALAGVISAFSLPIAQYPDVTPPQIQVKTMYRGADAVTLANTVGTPMEEMVNGVEGMIYMNSTSSNNGEYTLNVTFATGTDSDMALVRVQNRVSQVTPQLPSEVTAEGITVETSFSDTLGFLALSSPNGTYNELELMDYAYSNIMNPMKRIYGMGNVQVFGSKYSIRVWLDPARITSLGLSINDIASAIKSQNKQASIGSIGATPGNTDSPLVYSLQTKGRLSSVKDFENIIVRTNAQGGVVKLKDVSRIELGAETYNMHALVNGAPAAMISISQAAGSNALDVMAGAKKTMQQISSAMPDDMKLSINYDSTLYVKATIKEILTTLLLTFILVVLVCYLFLQDWRVTLVPVAAIPISLLATFAGLAALGYSINILSLFGLVLVIGTVVDNAIVVVERVLFVMDRDKCTPEQATIQAMSDVTGPMAATTLVFLAIFVPVGFMSGITGQIYKQFAVTISFAVVFSLIVALTLSPAMCAHMLRQVKPAKRGPLKWFNDALASTTRGYVAGSVWLARRTLVSLLALAAIIAACWIVSVTTPTSFIPDEDQGAVFAAVQLPEGAAQPRTQKIVRGMAKEFMKLPGVQDVLNIEGYNLMGGNGENVASFVLPLKPWDQRTTEETQVASIVASMNKIAAKYPGAKTNVFTPPAIMGLGMASGLDMRLQSTLENDPERLAQVMRSLLADLNKAPEFLYAFSTFTSDTPHLYLDINREKAELMNVPVSSIFSTLQTYFGSAYINDVNLGTQVNRVMLQSDWNYRSNIESIGGVFVQNAAGQQVPMQSLMSVKKTLAPRTIDRYNLYPDASITIVMKPGYSSGQGIARVAELAKKLPAGYKYEWSGMTYQEQDSQGGIMMVLVIALVFAYLFLVAQYESWTVPVPVMLSLPVAMFGALGGLWVMGLSLSVYAQLGILLLVGLAAKNAILIVEFAKEQREEHGLPLIQAAATAAGERFRAVLMTAFTCVLGVLPMLFASGAGAGSRKAVGTTMFFGMNAATILGIFIIPALYVIFQGAREKIKGRVGNAAKKEGQGEAQ